Within the Platichthys flesus chromosome 8, fPlaFle2.1, whole genome shotgun sequence genome, the region ttgatgatttcaatttcaatcaatGCTTGATTACATGCATGAAACAAtcagttataaaaacaaatgggtTCATTGATGCATTTCCTATCTACATTATTCATATTCCAGTTTGGGTTCATCAATTGTTTTAGAGATCACTGGTTTTTACCAGTGATCCATTCTGAATCAAATTAATTATGTTGCATTTCAGCCTTCTCACCCTGTGGTTTGAgagttttttaaatttcatatcATGACAATCTCCACACAGCTATGAACActtgttctttatttattttctgtaaagtAGTAGCTTCGACATAAAAATTAAGGCACTGCCCATCCAAACAACTCATCTaccagagaaaacagaaacatgaccaaaaaatatatattacactctcaaaaataaatacatgattaTGAAATCGGTATTAACTCCTATGGCCCAGCCTTAGTGGTCAATAGTTTGCATAGACTATTTTAGCATTCTTAAAAAGGTTCATATAAAATAAGACCCATTTATTTGTCAGTACTCTATTTTCCTTAGAGGACATAATAAAGTGTTACACAACATGACGTAACCATGTTACAAATCATTAAACGCAACATTATACATGCGTATAATTAGTTTATATGGATATTagtttaatatattatttgatGGTGTTATCACAGTTATTAATAGGCCGCTTATAAACCTTATGTGAATATATATTGTATGCAATTCTTTCATCATAAAAAACTCTTTCAAACATAGTCATTCTATAGCTCTAAAAGTTAGAAATATAAAGTCTGTATATTTATATCAAATCTAAAAAGAGTGTAACATTCATCTCCTGATAATGCCGCTAAATTGCATGTTATCTAAGTACAGAATCAACTCTCTAAAGTGATGAAATCATTTGGAAATGGTTATCATAATCATCATTGTCATTGCTGTCCGGTTTCCCAGAGATCCTtttttgtgacacacacacacaaaaacacacacacaaacattagtGTTTCATCAGGATCATGGTGTCGCCAATCACAGTGTGATGATGGTCGGCGAGTGCAGGGAGTGATCCGATTGgtcgccgctgctgctgctgcgacgATGAGCTACCCCACAGGTCTGCGGGACATGAGAGGGACGGACATTTCCTTGAAGTGATGCAGCATGGGATGTGGTGGAGGCGTTGGGGTCTATGGAGGCAGAGGGATAGGTGAAAACCATAGCTGCTGTGAATGGTGTCAGTGAGGGAGTAGATGTGAGAACCGGGGTGTGGAGGGATTCGGATTCAGTGACaacagcagaggcagaggatgGGGCCGGCCTGGTCGGGATGGTTATCTTTGGTCTGGGTCTCTCTGTCTTCATTGAAAATTGAGATACAGGTGTGCTGAAGTCTTTTGGCTCTATTTTGATGCCCAACAAAGAGGAAACTGATGGACCCGGCTCAGAATCGGAATCAGAGGACTCTAATTTACAGATGGGACGGTGAGCTTCTAGAACCAGCTCaagcttttctttctgcttttctAATTCAGCAATTTCCTTCTGTAACACAGACTTTTCATCTTCCAGCTGGTcagtctcctgcagcagagaaaaaaaaaacagagaaagacagacacattAAAATGTGTACTCATGACTTACAGAGACCAATAGCTTCTCTCTAACGTTTTAATGTTACAGCATTTTGTACAATGTTCACTCACACTTTGCAGCGTGTCCGTGAGCTCCCGTCGGCGATTGCGACATTTTGCCGCAGCCTGTTTGTTCCGCTCCCTTCTTATTCTGCgtctctccacctcttcctgGGATAACTTTgatgacaaagagaaaagaacattGAGCATGTTATTCtgacacagtgaaatgaaagataaaCTCAAGGCCCAATATAATGTTTTAAGTGTAGATTCTGTAGCCGAAACTCAGAATATCAAAGGTACAGTGAGACGCGCTGAGGGTCCACCCTGCCGGCCACATGACAAAGGAGAAATACTACCAccatgtgtgtgctgtgagtCACCACAGTCATGGCGGCTGAAAGGTTTTGAAATGTCTGAGCCTTTGTGCCCATGTAACACCCTCACTCTGACTTCATCCAGCGGCCTACTGAATAATTACCGCTCATCCCATATTTCCCGCCCTTCTGAGATGATGAGTCACCCTCACACTTCAGCTATGACTCGGCTGTGAGTCACCGAAAATGACTTGCCCCTGTGAGTCACGTGACTGTCCACTTCCTGTACCATGAAATTACCTCTCCAGAAACACGATTGCAAGAGGGATGTGTGCCAACGTGTGTCTGAAGAAACcccaaaattatatttctacagGTGTTGTATTGGGCTCTGTTTTAACTACCCTATTAACCTCCTCTGACAAGTTACACTGCTCTGCTAACACACAGCAGAACATTGCAAACAGTGCGTCACAGGTGATAATTTTACTGAGTCAATATCAACTCAAagtaaacacagaaaaagaacacaaacaaagtgCATTCGCCCCTAGAGTCAAAATGACTAATTTAAATGAGGTATTAAATAACAATTATCTTCTTATTCCAAAAGCTATTAATCTAATGTACAAGTCTATACAAAATGTAATACTAGTGTCACAAGGCATGACCAATATATTACACACCACTTACACAGAAATGACTGAGCTTCTCTCCACACATTGGTATCTGTGCCCCCCTCAAGTGAAAGCGCCCTTTCATATTCTGTTATtgacaataatgttttaaacagaacaaacaaaaaccccTCATCACCTGTTTCTCTTCAGAATGTGTCATTGGTTTCTCATATTACTCATTAAGTTTCAGTCTATATTATCTCACTACTTTCTCACATGTTCATCGTTCCTGCGCCTCGTCGAACCCATGGGGCTGGCAGCAGCTCTGATCACGCCCGGTCTGAATCGGTGGGACAGGGAATGTAGTGGACCTAGGGGCCGTGCCCCCGACAGGGTTGGGTAAGGGGGCACTGGTGATCTTGAAGGGCCCGGTGGATGCATGAGGGCGGGCTGGACCAGCCACTGGAGGTCCTGGCTGGTTGTGATGGCATTGAGGCTTGGCACGAACTGACCGTTGCCTGCCATGACGTACTTCTGGGAAAAAAGCACAGATCAAACGTTATCAAGAtgaatgatgaagatgatcattataatgttcatatatatatatatatatatatataatgagtTAAACTTGTTATTACACAATCACAGTATATTATCATGTTAttttgattaaaacattttaattgttgcttaaataattaaaaaatgtgggATTAGTAAGTACATATATCTATcaactacacacaacacacagaagtgGCCGGTGGTAACAGTATTACATTGTTTACTGTGACATTCTAACTTAAAGTTCACATATTTTTATAAAGTTGAACAGTTTTCATTCATGACATGTTCATGTGAAGTGTCTCCTGGCTGGATGGACGTACCTGCTCCTGTGTGGTGGACGTGCTGCTGCCTCCCGGGGATCCAGTGTTGGACTCTGCGCCTGTGTACGGCGGGTTGCCTCGTCCCTCGTTCCCAAAGTTTCGATACATCCTCTCAGTTAGATCCTCGGTCCGGTGAAATGAGGCTCAAATCGATCCCGGCTGTGGATGTTCGACCCTTCAagcttcacacacaaaaaaaaatactttcgaGTTGAGTCTCGTGTGTCAATTCAAACTCCGGGCAAGCCCACCTTCTTGCGGTAAATCGGTAGAGTCCAAACGGCTTCGTCCTCACGGGGGGACAAGGAAGAAGAAATGTCCTCGCCCTCCTTTCCAATCGTGCGTAAAAGTCCTCAAACCCCTCTCAGAACTTATCCTGCTCGTGAGTCACGCGTCTTGAAGACAAGGTCTGGAGACGATCGCGAAGTTGTAAACTCTTAAAGCGGGACCGTAGTTTTGCCACGCCCCCCTGCCATTACTGGAAATAGTGCTGTCTGGAATCTCTCACGAATATGACCACGTGCCTCGTGACGTTGTTGACCATATTTGGTGAGAGTTTCCTCCTGAGAGTAACACAAGGGATTCCTCGCACAGCCTCACCTCATGGCCCCACAATGGTTTGTACTTCTGTTTTCACCCGTGGAAATATGACTGCTGCTTCCTACCCCAGTGGAAGTGATGTCACATATGATATATTGTGTTACACTAAATATCGCAGTTTGAAAACAATACTTTTCCTTTATATTATAATTCCAACCAGCTAATAGGAAGTGGATCACACTACACCTGTTTTAATAGTGTTTCTTACTGTTgaaaatgtcactttattttattagtttACTCTTTACTCTTTTACTCTGGTTTATGGCTCTTTATGgtttcaaatatacattttttccaGTCCTTATTGGGGAttgtcaacatttttatttatcaattaaacGTCATTTAACTTTATATCACTCAGTAAACTCATGTGCTGCTGCCAAAATCAATTTACTATCTTTAAATGTACACTGTTAAATATTGTACGAGAATTAATTGAAATCAACAAATCTTTTATAAGCAAATTAATGAactatttattacttttaagTTCAGCCAAATTACAATTGGTCATTTTCATATTGATGTTGGATCTTATCTTGCTATAATGAAAACATGTATATTGTACTGTTTATTATATAGTAAACTTCTAATAGCCATATTAATGGGAAATTAGTGAAAgtgatattaaatattatataacattaaGGTGActatatttgagaaaaaaatgatcCAATACCCTTTTAACATAAAACtattatttcattcattatagCTGTAAAGTCTGATTACAATTAAAtctattattatttgaaaaacagaaggGACATAAAAATGTTACTTGAATACTACTATGTCTTCCATATGAATCACTTCCAAGGTTGTATGAAGTTTACACTACAGTTACCCAATGGATCATAAAGTTTAGCCAAAGTTGGGTGCATGTGCCTAATTGTGTTTAGGGTTTTGGCAGCCACTCTCACTTTGTAAACCACATCAATATGCATGCATGCCTGTGGAGATGAGTCAGGCATGCGGCTCATTTAATTCTCCATCCGTTCCAACGACTGTTTTTTACTTGCAGGCACAATATAGCTCCTAGTAAAGATTCAAAAAACTGCACGCGTAGAATTGGCGAGCTTAGTCCGTCGACGGCTGCTGACCTTGCAGTCCCTGGGGACACAGTTCCCGGCAAAGGCTGGTTTCTCCTGGCTGCTGACCAATGTCTCATGTTACAGTGAATGCTACTCCGGGGAATATGGATTGTCAATAAGCCCCAAGTTAATTGAAAAGTCAACCCAAGAAAGTCCCCTTTTGGGAGTTAAACGTGATAAAACCCCTGCAGATCAATGACCTATTTGAAACGCTGTACCTTGGGTTACTAAGTAATCTATGAATGAAAATAGACACAGTGAACGAAAACCGAAACTGTCAGGAGTATGTCACTTTACAAAGGCTATACCTGCTGCTCCTTGAGCCATTGAAGTGCTGAGTGTCAAATATCACACCCTGTAACCATCAGGACATACATGCCGGATGGTTTAAATGGAAACTGGGATAAAGGTGAGTCTGTGATGACTCAAGCTTCAGGAATTCAATGATGACACTCTCGCTATGTCTCTGATCGTGATATGCTACAACATGTTGACCAccattttttccctctctctgatgATACCTACATGATACACCTATTCTGTCTTTTATCATTTATCAGAGAAAAAGTCTGCTCTACACGTATTCCCATTTTGCTGAATGAAATTGTTATACAATTTATGTATATTTACTTCTTACAGCGtggattatttttgtgtttacttcacttttttTGCTGGTTACTTCATCTATTTTTTGTCTTACCACAAATGTTCCCCACATACTTTTTACAGTTTGAGCTTAATAGGTTGGATTCCATTACAGTTTACTCACCCTAAAAATCCTCGTCCACACCcacaacacccacacactcatcccacacacacatttttttaactgCATCCTGATGCcacacacaataaaatgtatttggttGAGTGGGTGTTGCAGTTCATACCTTGACAATTCACTGTTAAGTACATTAGGCAAATTATCTTAGTGTGATTGAGCAAAAGAGTTTTCAACATCACTGTACCGAGACTGAACTGGTTGTCCTATAGTCGAACTTTAAGTTAGTATTGACTTATTGAGGTAATTCTGAAATACtgtgtgcatttattttttacaagtAAATAACATTGGATTAATATAACTACTATAATAATGCATGTACAGTATTCTTACTATAAATGGTGTGGTACATAAGATATAATAAaatttaatataatacaaaCTTGTTATAGGGGATTGTACAGCGCCTTTAAATTGTGAATATATCAATTTATTAGTAAAAGGGGAAATCCTGATTCAAATTGTCCTGTCAAATTGTTGTGGAAGTATTAGCAACACAATTTTTCAAGTAAAATAAGTAAAAGTTGCAAATATAGCTaaatataattacattacatagCAAACATATAAATAATTCACTTCTGTGTGTTAACATACACTATCAagtatttttactgtattttatcAGCTCAACATTTGAGTGACTTTAAATGTCAAcaaatgaaattatttaaaagtacAGTATTTTTCTCTGAATTGTGGTGAAGTTAAGTATAAAGTAGCATCCCACGGTGGGCGAGAGAGTCCAATGCACTACAAATTaggaaaacacatgcaaatagaaaaaacatgtgCCAATTAAGATAACAACTTCATCCATTTGATGACACATCCACCGCAACActtgcaaatacagaaacacgcTTTCTGAGATGCAGAAACTCAGAAATGCTGGAAATTTGCAAAAACGACagcagaaatgtttccaggggacgaAACAAGTGATGAACCATCGCCGCTGACGAGAAGCCGACTTCAATAACGTCACAAAGCATTGAATTTCAGCCAGGCTCATCACATTTTGGGGAATTATGCAAGGCATGTGTGGTCAAATTGGTGAAGTTGTTCTCTTACTTTGCACGAGGTTTtactatttgcatgtgttttcttcatttgaaGTTGTGGTCTCTATGCCACCTTAGGCCCACATGCATCATAAGACCAGAAGTGCCTCATCcttgcctgaagtggcccagATCTGTATCCTATCTGGTAACATTTTTGATAATTATActtcaaaatgaaaagtgaGGGCTCATTTATTTCAACTCCAGCAATGCATCATTTTGTGTGATCTACTGTATTTAAACAGTGCAATGATTGTATCTATTAACTTTAATAGATCTTTTAATAGTCTGCCCACAGATGTATTCAAGTTGTGGCCTATTAAACATCTAATAAACAGAGTTGACAAACTGAAGCACTGATGTTAAGACTCGGTTTCTCGGTGGATCTGAGCTCTCTGTGTTTGAACACCTACATGGTTTGTGCCACGCAGGCACAGTGAAGTCAACCCACTGCAGCGAATGGGTGGGATCAGCCCCAGCAGTCTGATAGCCACGTAGCTAGCTACCAACGTTAGCTGCGTAGGTAAGAGCTCCTTTATCCTCGGTACCTTCTGCACGATCGTCACGTATTTGTATTTAAACGAGCCATCTTTACATTTACCACGCTTCTCTCTGACGCTCGGGAGTCGTCTGTCATTATACGCGGAGCTTCAGCTGAAAGAATCCCGTTGATAAGTTAGCTTTCTCGCCTTGTTAGCTTGCGTTGactggcagcagcagtggctcctTCGGATAAGTTAATGTGAAGgttagcttgttagctaccGAGACTGGACATAAGGGTGATGTGAGCCGGGTTCGAGTCAGTGTTTAGCTGGGATGTAGCACCACGGAGCTACATTAAGTTAGCTTAGCTTGACAATAATAAGCTGAACTGTTGCTAACgtgtcactgttttttttgttgtcgcTTTCAGCTAACGTCAGCGAAGGGTACAATGGACTTGCCACATCATGTTTACCAAGCAGCACGTAAGTGTCCAGATGAATCACCGGTGAATCATCTGTTAACGTTCCTAAAAAGTTTTTGCAAACTATCCGCTGAAAGCAGCGACTTCCTATTTCCTCCCTGGAGCTGGAGTCACCCAGAGCACCAGTGCTCTCATCGGACTGGTGATGTTTCATCAAAACATCCCAGTTAATCAGACACAAAGTAATACAACCGACTCATACACCAGTGATTCAGCAAATCTCACATCCATGAGTCTTATCACGTCTCATCTGCAGAGCTGTGCAGTAGTAATAGTTCATGTTGAGATCAGGGTTCTGTATGTCCAGTCCAACATGCGGGGGGGACTCCTTGTCCTTGTCTCTGAAGATACTGAAGTCCTCCGTGACTCTGGTTGGATGTTTTGGATCAGTGTAAGGCTACAGATTGAAAATGGGACCAATCAGACACCTTCATGAGGCTTGTGTGTGATGGATAAGAATCCAAACAACTGACATGCCTAATGCACCTCCACAGCAGTGCACATGGGAGGGATGAGatattcaaaagaaaagaacaaaccgGTCTTGTGTGATGCAACGCAATACAAAAGTGTTACAAAACTACATCCTCAAAAATATccaacatttgaaaatgtataagCTTTGTGAGCTGTATGAGCTTCATTGGGGTAAGTCGGTGTCAAATCATCACACTTTTAGGCCACATCATGCTGATGTTGTAATACAAGAAAGCAAAGAACCAAAAGTTCAGGGAGATATGGGCGAACAAAGTTTGGACTTTTTGGGGGAACTACCTAAATATTGCTCATAGAATGGGTTTTTCATATCATATTTCCAGCTCCATTTTGGCACAGACAATATATTGTCCTCAATATGAAAAATAACAGCAAGATGagtgattataataataaaataggtTAATTGAGAAGTTTTCACCAAAGTTGGCTTCAAACGCAATCGAGACGTACATAAGTTTAATCTTTGCTTCTTGAGTTGTTGCTGACCTATGATCAATTACAGCCGAAGCGGCATCACATTCCTGATTCTTTACAATGTTGTTGAACAGCAGTGAGGATTcttcgtgtgtgtgttaagtCATCGCACTATCACATGATATATCTTAGCTGCTAGGATTAGTTTAATAACCAGTTAGGGTAGATTtaagtaaatgtttgtatttgagATTGTGGATAACAAATTAGTAACTTCATCATCCTCCAGTAGTTTAATTACATACATCATTTTCCATAtttctaaatattattttattttctcaacacTTAAGTACTCTCGGTTACTTATTACTTGCTTATGTCgtttgactcttgctgctgtaattcTGCAAATTTCTTCAttttgggacaaataaaggaATACTTATATTTTCTCCTTTTGTGTCCATTCTTTCTGCAGCTAAACAGAGAGGTCGGGCAGGTCCCCCAACAGtcctgtttgaggacaccaGCTCTGGAGCCCCAGCCATGAGAACTCCGGGGTACAATATGGCGGGACCTGCAAATGAGATGCAAGGAGATCCAGCAGGGAACAACCTGTTTACCGACCCAATGGCCAATGCTGCAATGATGTACGGCTCCTCCTTAGCCAACACGGGAAAGGATATTGTAAACAAAGAGGTGAGAAACTGGCACGCTATTCATATGATGTACTGTACTTAAACCATTAACcttttttatccttttattgGATTGTTTGCACCAATTATCTTAATTATAGGTAAATTGTAGTATATATGGGTTTAAATACACCCATAACTGCATTCAGAGGAATTCAGACCCCGCTCAAGTCTTTTCACCTCAAAGTGTGAAAACATATTTGGGTCCAAACAGGAGTTTAGAGTCATCTGAAATACAGCAGCCCATGCAGGTGTcatttttctgccttttttattttgtttgtttaaacataGTTTgtttaaacataataaaaaataaacaaatactaGTTTAAACAAAACTTACTTATGGCACtctgtagtttggctttcttaaAGAAAATTtttactttcttgcttcttgttgttctaggtttgtaccctcatggttgaatgcacttattgtaagctgaatgaaatgtaatgtaataatttgAGGGTTTTCCACACAAGGAACCAGATGTGTTCTTACATTAACATAGTCTCTACTCAGGAGAGATACATAACACTTTCTGTTGTTCAGCTTGTCTTTCATGATCCTGTTCCTGGTGTTATTTACATCCAGGGCCTCTTTGAAAGCTAAAACTTTAGAAATGAATTCATCACTCATGGGTGGCAGATGAAAACAATAGGGATGCTGTTCTACTTGTTTGGCAGTTTTGATACACAGGTGGTTCAGGATACAAAGACTGGGTGTCAAGCCAAACTAATACATAATCCTAAGCGCACAGCCTTCTTCAGATATGACTATGAGTCAATTGATTTAATAACTTTGGCAGACTGTGGCTCCTCATTTGTTAATTCGATGTTTGCACTTCCTCTTCCCTTTCAGTTCAgcaggtttgtgtctgtgaacaaGCTGAAATACTTCTTTGCCGTTGATACCAGATACGTACTGAAGAAACTTATGATCCTCCTGTTCCCGTACACACACCAGGTAATCTAACACTACTCCTTCTGTCAGACGTTGTCCCAAGACGGTACAACACGAAACATTTAACACAGTTAAATACTGACTGATCATTTTATCATGTGTCATATTTTTACCCCCTTATCACAATTTAAACAATTCAAACTCGATAACCAACCACTTAATCACAGTTTTAGCTTCACGTGTGAACAAAGTGATGCCGTGATTGCCAGAGAATAAAGAACCATTAATTCCTACACTCAGTTTCAGATTGGAAATGAAGTCAACACTCCAAACATTCTGTGCCCTGATAATGTAGAAACCACACAGAGTATAAACTGCTAACTTAAGAACAGGGTCACATAGATTTGACTGTTTGACCCTAAATACTCCTAACTATGTATTTACCCTAATGCTTATACTTAATACTTATTTGCTACTTTGTATGCACAGAGTATGTCATGGCTGTGTTTACCTAAAGGATTAAGTAAGGTGATATTCTGTATTCTTGTTGTTTTCAACAAGTCCTAAGTAATAACCTAAACCAATGGTCAATTGACTCTAATGATGAGGGTTGGGCGAACTGAACTGGTTTTTGATGATGTAACATACAGTGGCATTTTTGGAACATCCAGAATTACTGGGTACTTGCGCAACATGCTTAATAATGGCATGCAGGTACATTTCCACCGTCATTCAGAATAAATTCTTTGTAAGTGAGATCTCAGATCAGATCGGTTTAATTGGCAACGGAGTGGCCTCCTGTTTTACTTTAACCATTGTGTAATAATACAAAGTGCTGTCCACTGATGAGATAACACCGGACAAACCTGCTGTAGTAGTAGCTTTATTTCCTTTATTGCTGTGTTGTGTAAATACTTTTCAGCTTTCCTCTGAAAAGTACAATATCCAACATACACAAAAGAAAGCAACACGCATGTAACTGTGTTCGAGTCTCCTGGCTGTCTCAAACTGTCtttgtgtggttgttgtagGACTGGGAAGTTCGATACCATCGGGACACTCCACTGACTCCAAGACAAGATGTAAATGCCCCTGATCTTTACATCCCAAGTAAGtttcctgcacaaacacattttttaaaacgcATTGATTTAATTTTTAGCTGGctgaatatttttgtattaattaacctttttccctttttgtcttTTAGCAATGGCTTTCATTACCTATATTTTACTTACTGGAATGGCCCTCGGCATGCAGCAAAGGTGAGTAACTCCTCCTCATCTCATATATTTTGTGACTCAAAACTAATATGTTTGTTCCAAAGAAGTTCAACAAGCCATGTGTGTTGTCCTTGTGTGCAGGTTCAGTCCAGAGGTTCTTGGGCTGTGTGCCAGCACTGCCCTCGTGTGGATCATCATCGAGGTGCTGGTGATGCTTCTCAGTTTGTACCTGCTGACGGTGCACAGCGACCTGTCCACCTTCGACCTCATCGCCTACAGTGGATACAAATATGTCGGGTAAATAGCAAAtgcaaatattttcaaattaataTATAACTCTTTATTGACAAAGAACAGATAAAGGCTGAAAGAAAAGAGTTACAcatcttgatttgtttttaaactattgacattttaaactAAAGCCATGTAAACGATGTGAatgttgttatttgtgtgtgtgtccccccccctccaggatGATCTTCACAGTGTTGTGTGGCTTACTGTTTGGGAGTGATGGGTATTATGTGGCCCTTGCCTGGTCCTCATGTGCCCTTATGTTCTTCATAGTAAGTATTATGAGTTCGGATTGATGTCATCAGCTACATCTCAACCAAATATGACTCAGAATATGCTACTTCATAGTGAACATTAGTATGAACTTTTATGTTCATACTAATGAACCCCATTTTATGTTCTGTTGCATAATATGGTTTAGAAAATTAGCTGGTTgtcaacataaatataattgGTTGTATTCCGTATTATGTAGGTCAGATATTTACTTATTTCTGTGgtattttcttttccatttattACACACTAAGAAAAgacatgtatacacacacaactgaaatcaATATATTTGTGTCAAATGTAATAAGTTGTGTA harbors:
- the fosl1a gene encoding fos-related antigen 1a isoform X1; translation: MYRNFGNEGRGNPPYTGAESNTGSPGGSSTSTTQEQKYVMAGNGQFVPSLNAITTSQDLQWLVQPALMHPPGPSRSPVPPYPTLSGARPLGPLHSLSHRFRPGVIRAAASPMGSTRRRNDEHLSQEEVERRRIRRERNKQAAAKCRNRRRELTDTLQSETDQLEDEKSVLQKEIAELEKQKEKLELVLEAHRPICKLESSDSDSEPGPSVSSLLGIKIEPKDFSTPVSQFSMKTERPRPKITIPTRPAPSSASAVVTESESLHTPVLTSTPSLTPFTAAMVFTYPSASIDPNASTTSHAASLQGNVRPSHVPQTCGVAHRRSSSSGDQSDHSLHSPTIITL
- the yif1a gene encoding protein YIF1A: MDLPHHVYQAAPKQRGRAGPPTVLFEDTSSGAPAMRTPGYNMAGPANEMQGDPAGNNLFTDPMANAAMMYGSSLANTGKDIVNKEFSRFVSVNKLKYFFAVDTRYVLKKLMILLFPYTHQDWEVRYHRDTPLTPRQDVNAPDLYIPTMAFITYILLTGMALGMQQRFSPEVLGLCASTALVWIIIEVLVMLLSLYLLTVHSDLSTFDLIAYSGYKYVGMIFTVLCGLLFGSDGYYVALAWSSCALMFFIVRSLKMKILPSISHDTMGTGPSNKPQFRLYITVATAVFQPIIIYWLTSHLVR
- the fosl1a gene encoding fos-related antigen 1a isoform X2; the protein is MYRNFGNEGRGNPPYTGAESNTGSPGGSSTSTTQEQYVMAGNGQFVPSLNAITTSQDLQWLVQPALMHPPGPSRSPVPPYPTLSGARPLGPLHSLSHRFRPGVIRAAASPMGSTRRRNDEHLSQEEVERRRIRRERNKQAAAKCRNRRRELTDTLQSETDQLEDEKSVLQKEIAELEKQKEKLELVLEAHRPICKLESSDSDSEPGPSVSSLLGIKIEPKDFSTPVSQFSMKTERPRPKITIPTRPAPSSASAVVTESESLHTPVLTSTPSLTPFTAAMVFTYPSASIDPNASTTSHAASLQGNVRPSHVPQTCGVAHRRSSSSGDQSDHSLHSPTIITL